The region CCGACCGGCGCCCAGCAACGGGTCGGCAACGAAATCGCCTACGACCTCAGTCAGCACGAACCCATGCTGCGGCTGATCCAGGGCGACGTCGGCGCAGGTAAAACCGTGGTCGCCGCCCTCGCTGCCTTACAGGCGCTGGAGGCCGGTTACCAAGTCGCGTTGATGGCGCCCACTGAAATTCTCGCTGAGCAGCACTTCGTCACCTTCAAACGCTGGCTCGAACCGCTGGGCATTGAAGTCGCGTGGCTGGCCGGCAAGCTCAAGGGCAAGCACCGCGTCGCGGCCCTGGAACAGATTGCCAGCGGCACGCCCATGGTGGTCGGCACCCACGCATTGTTCCAGGAAGAAGTGAAGTTCAAGAACCTGGCACTGGCGATCATCGACGAACAACACCGCTTCGGCGTACAGCAGCGTCTGGCGTTGCGCCAAAAAGGCGTCGGCGGACGGATGTGCCCGCATCAACTGATCATGACCGCCACGCCAATCCCCCGAACACTGGCCATGAGCGCCTACGCCGACCTCGACACCTCGATCCTCGACGAACTGCCGCCCGGTCGCACGCCGGTCAACACCGTGTTGGTTACCGACACGCGTCGCGTAGAAGTGATCGAGCGAGTACGAGGGGCCTGCGCCGAAGGCAGGCAAGCCTATTGGGTGTGTACGCTGATCGAAGAGTCTGAAGAGCTGACCTGTCAGGCCGCCGAAACAACCTACGAAGACCTCACCGCCGCCCTCGGCGAACTAAAAGTGGGCTTGATCCACGGCCGCATGAAGCCTGCCGAAAAAGCAGCAGTCATGGCCGAATTCAAGGCTGGCAACCTGCAACTGCTGGTCGCGACCACCGTGATCGAAGTGGGCGTTGACGTACCGAACGCCAGCCTGATGATCATCGAAAACCCTGAACGCCTGGGCTTGGCGCAGCTGCACCAATTGCGCGGCCGAGTTGGTCGCGGCAGCGCCGCCAGCCATTGTGTGCTGCTCTACCATCCGCCGCTGTCACAGATCGGTCGGCAACGACTGGGGATCATGCGCGAGACCAACGATGGTTTTGTCATCGCCGAAAAAGACCTCGAACTGCGCGGCCCCGGCGAAATGCTTGGCACTCGCCAGACCGGCCTTCTGCAATTCAAGGTCGCCGACCTGATGCGCGACGCCGATCTACTGCCCGCCGTGCGTGATGCCGCGCAAGCGTTGCTGGAGCGCTGGCCTGATCACGTCAGCCCATTGCTCGATCGTTGGCTGCGCCACGGGCAGCAATACGGCCAAGTGTGAGCACCGTCTCAGTTTCAGGGCCATCGTGTCGAACAAGGTGGTTATACTCCTGCCATTGTTTCAAAAACGGATACGCATCATGACCGAAGCTGCCCTCGCCTCCGAAACCCCGCACGCTCCGTCTGTTATTCGGCTGCTGCTCGGCAAATTGAGCATCGCCTACGAAGAAGTCCTCGACCATCACGGCCTCAACGCTGCACGTAAAGTGCAGGCCGTATTGGTGGACGATGCAGTCGGCGCACTGATGGTGCTGTTCC is a window of Pseudomonas sp. DC1.2 DNA encoding:
- the recG gene encoding ATP-dependent DNA helicase RecG, whose product is MIELSQVSVTALKGVGEAMAEKLAKVGLENLQDVLFHLPLRYQDRTRVVPIGHLRPGQDAVIEGTVSGADVVMGRRRSLVVRLQDGTGGLSLRFYHFSNAQKESLKRGTRIRCYGEARPGASGLEIYHPEYRAITGDEPPPVDETLTPVYPLTEGLTQQRLRQLCMQTLTLLGPSSLPDWLPTELARDYQLAPLADAIRYLHHPPADADVDELALGHHWAQHRLAFEELLTHQLSQQRLRESMRSLRAPAMPKATRLPPKYLANLGFAPTGAQQRVGNEIAYDLSQHEPMLRLIQGDVGAGKTVVAALAALQALEAGYQVALMAPTEILAEQHFVTFKRWLEPLGIEVAWLAGKLKGKHRVAALEQIASGTPMVVGTHALFQEEVKFKNLALAIIDEQHRFGVQQRLALRQKGVGGRMCPHQLIMTATPIPRTLAMSAYADLDTSILDELPPGRTPVNTVLVTDTRRVEVIERVRGACAEGRQAYWVCTLIEESEELTCQAAETTYEDLTAALGELKVGLIHGRMKPAEKAAVMAEFKAGNLQLLVATTVIEVGVDVPNASLMIIENPERLGLAQLHQLRGRVGRGSAASHCVLLYHPPLSQIGRQRLGIMRETNDGFVIAEKDLELRGPGEMLGTRQTGLLQFKVADLMRDADLLPAVRDAAQALLERWPDHVSPLLDRWLRHGQQYGQV